Proteins found in one Actinomycetota bacterium genomic segment:
- a CDS encoding alkyl sulfatase dimerization domain-containing protein, which produces MSIASFFGGSAPARLARDTLFIPSFANAAALLTSDGVVLVDCGHELSGPAIHAAVRAFTDAPLHTVVYTHGHVDHVGGWGPWEAEGADPRVVAHEAVHSRFDRYLRTPGLNEHINRVQFGVEGVRWPRAFRRPDITYRTSLDLEVGGETLHLHHARGETDDATWLWAPDRGVLCTGDLWISSVPNCGNPQKVQRYPDGWADALEVMAGLRAEVLLPGHGPAIEGADTVRSALLEVCGFLRSIVEQTLDLLNAGVVADEIPHRVRIPDVADSPYLAPIYDRPEFIIRNVIRLYGGWWNGRPADLLPAPASSRAREIARLAGGVGPLVARARELAATDLPLACHLAEWALLADPGSAEAQSAVRDLFARRAEEETSLMGQGIYRHAVREAEAALGSAQDVD; this is translated from the coding sequence ATGTCGATCGCCTCGTTCTTCGGCGGGAGCGCCCCGGCCCGGCTGGCCCGGGACACGTTGTTCATCCCGTCCTTCGCGAACGCGGCGGCGCTCCTGACCTCCGACGGCGTGGTGCTCGTCGACTGCGGGCACGAGCTGAGCGGACCGGCGATCCACGCCGCGGTCCGAGCGTTCACGGACGCGCCGCTGCACACCGTGGTCTACACCCACGGACACGTCGACCATGTCGGCGGGTGGGGCCCCTGGGAGGCCGAGGGAGCCGACCCCCGGGTGGTGGCCCACGAGGCCGTCCACTCCCGCTTCGACCGGTACCTGCGCACCCCCGGGCTGAACGAGCACATAAACCGGGTCCAGTTCGGGGTGGAGGGGGTCCGGTGGCCGCGTGCGTTCCGGCGTCCGGACATCACCTACCGCACCTCCCTCGACCTGGAGGTGGGAGGCGAGACGCTCCACCTCCATCACGCGAGGGGGGAGACCGACGACGCGACCTGGTTGTGGGCTCCCGACCGGGGGGTCCTGTGCACGGGCGACCTGTGGATCTCCTCGGTTCCCAACTGCGGCAACCCCCAGAAGGTGCAGCGCTACCCCGACGGATGGGCGGACGCGCTGGAGGTGATGGCAGGACTCCGTGCGGAGGTGCTCCTCCCGGGCCACGGTCCGGCGATCGAGGGCGCCGACACGGTGCGCAGCGCCCTGCTCGAGGTGTGCGGCTTCCTCCGCTCGATCGTCGAGCAGACCCTGGACCTGTTGAACGCGGGGGTCGTGGCGGACGAGATACCGCACCGGGTGCGCATCCCGGACGTGGCGGACAGCCCGTACCTGGCTCCCATCTACGACCGGCCCGAGTTCATCATCCGCAACGTGATCCGGCTCTACGGGGGGTGGTGGAACGGGAGGCCGGCGGACCTGCTACCGGCCCCCGCCTCGAGCCGGGCCCGTGAGATCGCGCGCCTCGCGGGCGGGGTCGGTCCCCTGGTCGCGAGGGCCCGTGAGCTGGCCGCGACGGACCTGCCCCTCGCGTGCCACCTGGCCGAGTGGGCCTTGCTCGCCGACCCGGGGTCGGCGGAGGCCCAGAGCGCGGTGCGCGACCTGTTCGCCAGACGGGCGGAGGAGGAGACCTCGCTGATGGGCCAGGGCATCTATCGACACGCCGTCCGTGAGGCGGAGGCCGCCTTGGGGTCCGCTCAGGACGTCGATTGA